One region of Rhodophyticola sp. CCM32 genomic DNA includes:
- a CDS encoding acetolactate synthase large subunit — protein sequence MNGAESLVTTFLQSGVEVCFANPGTSEMHFVAALDQHPDMRCVLCLFEGGASGAADGYYRMTGRVAATMLHLAPGFGNAYANLHNARKAGSGIVNVMGDHATHHMRHESPLKGDTAGISAAISQWARSAQSAGDVARDGAAAITAARSRGGQIATLILPADTAWGEAEGPVVAADPPALHHPSPDQIASAAAVLTGGNAALLISGPALCEPLLTRAGQIAAATGAQLMSPLQVPRLSRGADRAQVALQPYVVEQNLAAHATLEAVVLCGAHPPVNFFAYPGKPSVPTPPGCAIHDLCLPGMDVGWVLEALADHLGLAQDAPFDAAALDLPDLPTGAMDLDKIADAITALLPEQAIVVNEAVTSAAPILTATETARAHDLLVTTGGAIGQCLPVATGAAVACPDRPVIAMSGDGSAMYTLQSLWTMARERLDVTVLIFANRGYQILRGELTNVGVESVGRNAIRMLDVDDPLLDWVALAEGHGVPGRRATTTDAFVEAMQEALATPGPHLIEIVL from the coding sequence ATGAACGGTGCCGAAAGCCTTGTCACCACCTTCCTGCAAAGCGGGGTGGAGGTCTGTTTCGCCAATCCCGGTACGTCAGAGATGCATTTCGTTGCGGCGCTGGATCAACATCCCGATATGCGCTGTGTGCTCTGCCTGTTCGAGGGCGGGGCCTCGGGCGCGGCGGACGGGTATTACCGGATGACCGGCCGGGTGGCGGCAACGATGCTGCATCTGGCCCCGGGCTTCGGCAATGCCTATGCCAATCTGCACAATGCGCGGAAGGCCGGCAGCGGCATTGTCAATGTGATGGGGGATCATGCGACCCATCACATGCGCCATGAAAGCCCGCTGAAAGGCGATACTGCGGGGATCAGCGCCGCGATTTCCCAATGGGCACGGTCGGCCCAAAGCGCAGGCGATGTGGCGCGGGACGGGGCCGCCGCGATCACCGCGGCGCGCAGCCGGGGCGGGCAGATTGCCACGCTGATCCTGCCTGCCGATACCGCCTGGGGGGAGGCCGAAGGGCCGGTCGTGGCGGCGGATCCACCGGCGCTGCATCACCCCTCACCCGATCAGATTGCAAGCGCGGCGGCGGTTCTGACAGGCGGGAACGCCGCCCTTCTGATCAGCGGGCCGGCGCTTTGTGAACCGCTTCTGACCCGGGCGGGGCAGATCGCGGCAGCCACGGGCGCGCAGCTGATGTCCCCCTTGCAGGTGCCGCGTTTAAGCCGGGGCGCGGACCGGGCGCAGGTGGCGCTGCAACCCTATGTGGTGGAACAGAATCTGGCCGCCCATGCGACGCTGGAGGCGGTGGTGCTGTGCGGGGCGCATCCACCGGTCAATTTCTTCGCCTATCCCGGCAAGCCAAGCGTGCCGACACCGCCGGGCTGCGCGATCCATGATCTTTGCCTGCCGGGGATGGATGTGGGATGGGTATTGGAGGCATTGGCGGATCATCTGGGCCTGGCGCAGGACGCCCCCTTTGACGCCGCCGCTCTGGACCTGCCCGATCTGCCAACGGGTGCGATGGATCTCGACAAGATCGCGGATGCCATTACCGCCCTTCTGCCGGAACAGGCGATTGTGGTGAATGAGGCCGTGACCAGCGCCGCCCCGATCCTGACCGCGACCGAAACCGCCCGCGCCCATGATCTGCTGGTCACCACCGGCGGGGCCATCGGGCAATGCCTGCCGGTTGCCACCGGGGCGGCCGTGGCCTGCCCCGACCGGCCGGTGATCGCGATGAGCGGTGACGGATCGGCCATGTACACGCTGCAATCGCTGTGGACGATGGCCCGCGAACGGCTGGATGTGACGGTGCTGATCTTTGCCAACCGGGGCTATCAGATTCTGCGCGGCGAGTTGACCAATGTGGGCGTCGAGAGTGTTGGCCGCAACGCCATCCGCATGCTGGATGTGGATGATCCGCTGCTGGATTGGGTCGCCCTGGCAGAGGGGCATGGGGTGCCGGGCCGCCGGGCGACGACCACGGACGCTTTTGTCGAGGCCATGCAGGAGGCGCTGGCCACGCCCGGGCCGCATCTGATCGAGATCGTGCTCTGA
- a CDS encoding ketopantoate reductase family protein: MRVVIYGVGAVGGVIGAALAHAGHPVIGIARGRQLEALCAGPLRMRHPGGEVNVTLPCVEDPAQITFRADDVILLTMKTQDTGPALTRLRAAGGRDQAIFCLQNGIANERMALRLFPNVHGVTVMMPAGFTEPGEVTGHGTPKLGLFDIGRYPQGSDAADATLAALFDSAEMAGFVHSDVMASKRGKLLMNIGNVLEAGLGQGVDKGAFMARAKAEAIAAFKAAGLGWDDVGMQNPRRAALMQTGKISGTDRLGGSTTQSLLRGTGAVETDYLNGEVVLIARQQGIPAPVNSFLCDLGAEMAARNTQPGSLSEDRLHRLFAVWEAGGDVSLPGS, translated from the coding sequence ATGCGCGTGGTGATCTACGGCGTCGGGGCGGTTGGCGGTGTCATTGGCGCCGCGCTGGCCCATGCCGGGCACCCGGTTATCGGGATTGCCCGCGGGCGCCAGTTAGAGGCGCTTTGCGCCGGGCCGCTGCGGATGCGCCACCCGGGTGGAGAGGTCAATGTGACCCTGCCCTGTGTGGAGGACCCGGCGCAAATCACATTCCGCGCCGATGACGTGATACTGCTGACGATGAAAACCCAGGATACCGGTCCGGCGCTGACCCGGTTGCGCGCGGCCGGGGGGCGCGATCAGGCGATCTTCTGCCTGCAGAACGGTATCGCGAATGAACGGATGGCCCTGCGGCTGTTCCCCAATGTGCATGGGGTCACGGTGATGATGCCCGCCGGGTTTACAGAACCGGGCGAAGTGACCGGCCATGGCACGCCAAAGCTCGGGCTCTTCGATATCGGGCGTTATCCGCAGGGTTCGGATGCGGCGGATGCGACGCTGGCAGCCCTGTTCGACAGCGCGGAAATGGCCGGGTTCGTACATTCGGACGTGATGGCAAGCAAACGCGGCAAGCTGTTGATGAATATCGGGAATGTACTGGAAGCCGGTCTTGGCCAGGGCGTGGATAAAGGCGCATTCATGGCGCGCGCCAAAGCCGAGGCCATCGCCGCCTTCAAGGCCGCCGGTCTGGGCTGGGACGATGTTGGCATGCAAAACCCCCGCCGCGCCGCGCTGATGCAGACCGGCAAGATTTCGGGAACCGACCGGCTTGGCGGATCGACGACGCAAAGCCTGTTGCGCGGCACCGGCGCGGTGGAGACGGATTACCTGAATGGTGAGGTGGTTCTGATCGCCCGGCAGCAGGGTATCCCCGCCCCCGTGAACAGTTTTCTGTGCGATCTTGGGGCGGAGATGGCCGCGCGGAACACACAGCCGGGCAGCCTGTCCGAGGACCGGCTGCATCGGCTTTTCGCGGTCTGGGAGGCGGGAGGTGATGTATCTCTGCCCGGCAGTTAA
- the ahcY gene encoding adenosylhomocysteinase gives MTDYIVKDINLAAFGRKELDIAETEMPGLMALREEYGDSKPLKGARIAGSLHMTIQTAVLIETLVELGADVRWASCNIFSTQDHAAAAIAAAGIPVYAVKGQTLEEHWDYQDQIFLFEGGANMILDDGGDATLYVLLGARVEAGETDLIAIPKSEEEEAIFAQIKKRMAASPGWFTKQRDLIQGVSEETTTGVHRLYELQRDGQLPFPAINVNDSVTKSKFDNKYGCKESLVDGIRRATDTMMAGKVAVVCGYGDVGKGSAASLRGAGARVKVTEADPICALQAAMDGFEVVLLEDEVAHADIFITTTGNKDVIRIEHMREMKDMAIVGNIGHFDNEIQVAALKNHKWTNIKEQVDMIEMPSGSRLILLSEGRLLNLGNATGHPSFVMSASFTNQVLAQIELFTKGDAYQNQVYILPKLLDEKVARLHLKKIGVKLTELAKEQADYIGVAQSGPFKPEHYRY, from the coding sequence GTGACCGACTATATCGTGAAGGATATCAATCTCGCCGCATTCGGCCGCAAGGAACTGGATATCGCAGAAACCGAGATGCCGGGCCTGATGGCGCTGCGCGAGGAATATGGCGACAGCAAACCCCTGAAAGGCGCGCGGATTGCCGGTTCACTGCACATGACAATCCAGACGGCGGTGTTGATCGAAACCCTTGTGGAGCTTGGCGCGGATGTCCGCTGGGCCTCTTGCAACATCTTTTCGACCCAGGATCATGCGGCGGCCGCCATCGCGGCTGCGGGCATTCCGGTTTATGCGGTCAAGGGACAGACGCTTGAGGAACACTGGGACTATCAGGACCAGATATTCCTGTTTGAGGGCGGCGCGAACATGATCCTCGACGATGGCGGCGATGCGACGCTTTATGTCCTTCTGGGGGCGCGGGTCGAGGCCGGGGAGACCGACCTGATCGCGATCCCGAAATCCGAGGAGGAAGAGGCGATTTTCGCGCAGATCAAAAAACGCATGGCGGCCTCCCCCGGCTGGTTCACCAAACAGCGCGATCTGATCCAGGGCGTGTCCGAGGAAACCACGACCGGGGTGCATCGTCTTTATGAATTGCAGCGTGACGGGCAATTGCCCTTCCCCGCGATCAATGTGAACGATTCCGTCACCAAGTCGAAATTCGACAACAAATACGGCTGCAAGGAATCGCTGGTCGATGGCATCCGCCGCGCAACCGACACGATGATGGCCGGCAAGGTGGCCGTTGTCTGCGGCTATGGCGATGTGGGCAAAGGCTCTGCCGCGTCGCTGCGCGGGGCGGGCGCACGGGTGAAAGTGACCGAGGCCGACCCGATCTGTGCGCTTCAGGCGGCGATGGACGGGTTTGAGGTGGTTCTGCTGGAGGATGAAGTGGCGCATGCCGATATCTTCATCACCACCACCGGCAACAAGGATGTCATCCGCATCGAGCATATGCGTGAGATGAAGGATATGGCGATCGTCGGCAATATCGGCCATTTCGACAATGAAATTCAGGTGGCCGCGCTGAAGAACCACAAATGGACCAATATCAAAGAGCAGGTGGACATGATCGAGATGCCTTCGGGCAGCCGTCTGATCCTGCTCAGCGAGGGGCGTTTGCTGAACCTTGGCAATGCCACGGGGCACCCCAGTTTCGTGATGTCCGCCAGTTTCACCAATCAGGTGCTGGCGCAGATCGAGTTGTTCACCAAAGGCGATGCCTATCAGAACCAGGTGTATATTCTGCCGAAACTGCTGGATGAGAAAGTCGCGCGGCTGCATCTGAAGAAGATCGGGGTGAAGCTGACCGAACTGGCAAAGGAACAGGCCGATTATATCGGTGTTGCGCAGTCAGGGCCGTTCAAGCCGGAACATTACCGGTATTGA
- a CDS encoding HD domain-containing protein, which yields MLSGRRLDLLDPTPVDIEIEDIAHGLAFVARWNGQTRGDYPYSVAEHSLLVEEIFGRAMPDAPVKWRLAALLHDAPEYVIGDMISPVKAAVGPGYGALDDRLTAAIHLRFGLPAMLPKTIKARIKRADKLSAWLEATQLAGFTEAEANRFFGRPVAALTRGLTLRLRPPAEVRADFTGRHAELLGML from the coding sequence ATGTTGTCGGGTCGCAGATTAGACCTGCTGGACCCCACGCCGGTGGATATCGAGATCGAGGATATCGCCCACGGGCTGGCCTTTGTGGCGCGCTGGAACGGGCAGACCCGGGGCGATTACCCCTATTCGGTGGCAGAACATTCGCTGCTTGTGGAAGAGATTTTTGGCCGCGCGATGCCCGATGCGCCGGTCAAATGGCGGCTGGCGGCGCTTTTGCACGATGCCCCGGAATATGTGATCGGCGATATGATTTCCCCGGTCAAGGCGGCGGTCGGCCCCGGCTACGGGGCACTGGATGACCGGCTGACTGCGGCTATTCATCTGCGCTTCGGTCTGCCCGCGATGCTGCCCAAAACCATCAAGGCCCGGATCAAACGGGCCGACAAGCTGTCGGCCTGGTTGGAGGCGACACAACTGGCAGGTTTCACCGAGGCCGAGGCCAACCGGTTTTTCGGGCGCCCTGTGGCGGCCCTCACCCGTGGGTTGACCCTGCGCCTGCGCCCGCCCGCCGAGGTGCGGGCGGATTTCACCGGACGCCATGCAGAATTGCTGGGGATGTTATGA
- a CDS encoding GNAT family N-acetyltransferase, translating into MTRNLHIRPAHGLDTNGMAELLCQIIRIGGTTAMTRPVTAVDIAGWMARAPGKSAWHVAEDATGQILGFQWIEPAEYLPPEAAEIATFVAPGRHGLGIGSNLFRATQAAARDLGYAWINANIRADNSSGLTYYQSRGFEDYGVKPGFRLENGQTVDKVLKRYALD; encoded by the coding sequence ATGACCCGGAACCTTCACATTCGCCCGGCCCACGGGCTTGACACAAATGGCATGGCAGAACTGCTTTGCCAGATCATCAGAATTGGCGGCACCACCGCGATGACCCGGCCGGTTACGGCTGTGGATATTGCCGGTTGGATGGCCCGCGCGCCGGGCAAAAGCGCCTGGCATGTGGCCGAGGATGCAACCGGGCAGATCCTTGGGTTTCAATGGATCGAACCCGCCGAGTATCTGCCCCCCGAGGCGGCAGAGATCGCCACATTCGTGGCGCCCGGGCGGCATGGTCTGGGGATCGGATCAAACCTGTTCCGCGCCACGCAGGCAGCAGCGCGGGATTTGGGATATGCCTGGATCAACGCCAATATCCGTGCCGATAACAGCAGCGGGCTGACCTATTATCAAAGCCGTGGGTTTGAGGATTACGGGGTTAAACCCGGGTTCCGGCTGGAAAATGGCCAGACCGTGGACAAGGTTCTGAAGCGCTACGCCCTGGATTGA
- a CDS encoding LysR family transcriptional regulator produces the protein MDWRDIPSLSALRAFEAAARLENYSAAARTLNVTHAAIAQHVRALESHFGQSLIEREGKRMVPTSVGRRLANDLANGFAEIAAGVRTLMDAAEEGPISLTTTQTFAENWLMPRLSGFWSAHPDIPLTITPDNRVRDLRREGHHLAIRYGRGTWPGLEARFLTSANKAVVAHPSVVAQLPDSYDPAAPDAVQMLARLPWVIDTSFGEFFSWFRAQGLEEKALSTTKLMSNSLVLAACRAGAGVSMQPYAVVERDIEEGRLVLLRQQCDAELGYYILRQPGPVPARVKVFEDWLVACAAEC, from the coding sequence ATGGATTGGCGTGATATCCCCTCCCTCTCGGCGCTGCGCGCGTTCGAGGCCGCCGCCCGGCTGGAGAATTACTCCGCCGCCGCCCGCACGCTGAACGTCACCCATGCGGCCATCGCGCAGCATGTGCGTGCATTGGAAAGCCATTTCGGCCAGTCCCTGATCGAACGGGAAGGCAAGCGCATGGTGCCCACATCTGTGGGGCGGCGGCTGGCCAATGATCTGGCCAACGGGTTTGCCGAGATCGCGGCGGGCGTTCGCACCCTGATGGACGCCGCCGAAGAGGGGCCGATTTCGCTCACCACCACCCAGACATTTGCCGAAAACTGGCTGATGCCGCGCCTGTCTGGTTTCTGGTCCGCGCATCCCGATATCCCGCTGACGATCACGCCCGATAACCGGGTGCGCGATCTGCGGCGCGAGGGCCACCATCTGGCGATCCGCTATGGGCGCGGAACCTGGCCGGGGCTGGAGGCGCGGTTTCTGACCTCGGCCAACAAGGCCGTGGTTGCGCATCCCTCTGTGGTCGCGCAACTGCCTGACAGCTATGACCCGGCGGCGCCGGACGCGGTACAGATGCTGGCCAGACTGCCCTGGGTCATCGACACCAGCTTTGGCGAGTTCTTTTCCTGGTTCCGGGCCCAGGGGCTGGAGGAAAAGGCCCTCTCGACAACCAAGCTGATGTCAAACTCGCTGGTTCTGGCCGCCTGTCGCGCCGGCGCCGGGGTCAGCATGCAGCCCTACGCGGTGGTCGAACGGGATATCGAAGAGGGTCGGCTGGTGTTGTTGCGGCAGCAATGCGATGCGGAACTGGGCTATTACATCCTGCGCCAGCCGGGCCCTGTGCCCGCCCGGGTGAAGGTGTTTGAAGACTGGCTGGTCGCCTGCGCGGCGGAATGTTAG
- a CDS encoding SCO family protein encodes MTRIYAISAVTLIAAMLAGIALVIYLNRGQNNANADLYGHCRATQIAGGADSIGGPFELVNAAGETVTDADVITRPTLLYFGYTFCPDVCPLDTVRNADAVDILADQGMPVTSAFISIDPGRDTPDVVGAFVGNVHPDMIGLTGTPEQTAAASQAYRTYYQAHDTSDEFYLVDHSTFTYLVMPEDGFVEFFRRELSPAQLAERVSCFVEAGS; translated from the coding sequence ATGACCCGTATTTATGCCATCAGTGCCGTCACTCTGATCGCCGCCATGCTGGCCGGGATTGCGCTGGTGATCTATCTGAACCGGGGTCAGAACAACGCGAATGCCGATCTGTATGGCCATTGCCGGGCAACGCAGATCGCCGGCGGGGCGGACAGCATCGGCGGCCCGTTCGAACTGGTCAATGCAGCAGGCGAAACCGTCACCGATGCGGATGTGATCACCCGGCCGACGCTGCTGTATTTCGGCTATACATTCTGCCCCGATGTCTGCCCGCTTGACACCGTGCGCAATGCGGATGCCGTAGATATTCTGGCCGACCAGGGGATGCCGGTGACATCGGCCTTCATCTCCATTGATCCGGGCCGTGACACGCCGGACGTGGTGGGGGCCTTTGTCGGCAATGTGCACCCCGACATGATTGGCCTGACCGGCACGCCGGAACAGACCGCCGCAGCCTCCCAGGCCTATCGCACCTATTACCAGGCCCATGACACATCAGATGAATTCTATCTGGTGGATCATTCCACCTTCACCTATCTGGTGATGCCAGAGGATGGGTTTGTGGAATTCTTCCGGCGTGAACTCTCGCCTGCGCAACTGGCCGAGCGGGTCAGCTGCTTTGTTGAGGCCGGGTCGTAA
- a CDS encoding PAS-domain containing protein, whose protein sequence is MGGPDIMTVVLLTGVCILAASIALMLNQMIWRRRNGYIGQRILGGLDAPRIYVFRDGYLISDLDEDECFISDREDRVGAWAGLIEGLTPLHRDIPQAMRALDAHGDGFMLIGHVGSDALSVSGQITGEMLTITVATAQESSARQTVHKGSLDKIQAEMQGLRTALDFLPVPMWREGPDDQIFWANAAYFRLVRRTADIDGPLVWPIRRLFAEQLDPPPEPEASRRCQLAFTDQIDPGWFDVSMTREKTGTLFAARSINRLVAAETGLRNFVQTLSKTFAHLPIGLAIFDKKRELMLFNPALLTLSTLDPEWLSSRPSLFAFLDQLRECQRMPEPKNYKAWRESLSKLEQAAQDGSYQELWTLPTGQTYRVIGRPHPDGAVAFMFEDISSEVSLTRQFRADLDLYQAVLNETEAALAVFSKDGQLILSNDAYAALWGNDPREILGMMGLVEATRLWQEAAQPTPVWGDIRTFAGQEADRVTWSDDVVLTDGRVVETRISPLKAGAMMVSFLPVSANSAPITGPAPITGPAPVTGPAPVKDRPDRAVAED, encoded by the coding sequence ATGGGCGGCCCGGATATCATGACAGTTGTGCTGTTGACCGGGGTCTGCATTCTGGCGGCCTCGATCGCATTGATGCTGAACCAGATGATCTGGCGCAGACGCAATGGGTATATCGGCCAGCGTATCCTGGGCGGATTGGATGCGCCACGCATCTATGTGTTTCGGGACGGATATCTGATCTCGGACCTGGATGAGGATGAATGCTTTATCTCTGACCGGGAGGATCGCGTCGGGGCCTGGGCCGGGCTGATTGAGGGGCTCACCCCCCTGCACCGGGATATTCCACAGGCGATGCGCGCGCTTGACGCGCATGGTGACGGGTTCATGCTGATCGGTCATGTGGGCAGTGATGCCTTGTCGGTGTCAGGGCAGATCACCGGTGAGATGCTGACAATCACCGTGGCCACGGCCCAGGAAAGCAGCGCCCGCCAGACGGTCCACAAAGGCAGTCTCGACAAGATCCAGGCCGAGATGCAGGGGTTGCGCACGGCGCTGGATTTTCTGCCCGTACCGATGTGGCGTGAAGGGCCGGATGATCAGATATTCTGGGCCAACGCGGCCTATTTTCGGCTGGTCCGCAGAACTGCGGATATCGACGGGCCGCTTGTCTGGCCGATCCGCAGGCTGTTTGCCGAACAATTGGACCCGCCGCCCGAACCGGAAGCCAGCCGGCGCTGTCAGCTGGCATTCACCGATCAGATTGATCCGGGCTGGTTTGATGTCTCGATGACGCGGGAAAAGACCGGTACGCTGTTTGCAGCGCGGTCCATCAACCGGCTTGTGGCCGCCGAAACCGGGCTTCGGAATTTCGTTCAGACCCTGTCGAAAACCTTTGCCCATCTGCCGATCGGACTGGCGATTTTCGACAAGAAGCGCGAGTTGATGCTGTTCAACCCGGCCTTGCTGACCTTGTCGACACTGGACCCTGAATGGCTGTCCTCGCGGCCCTCGCTTTTCGCATTCCTTGACCAGTTGCGGGAATGTCAGCGGATGCCGGAGCCGAAGAATTACAAAGCCTGGCGCGAGAGCCTGTCAAAGCTGGAACAGGCCGCACAGGATGGCAGCTATCAGGAGCTGTGGACCCTGCCGACGGGTCAGACCTATCGCGTGATCGGGCGCCCGCACCCGGATGGGGCGGTGGCCTTCATGTTCGAGGATATCAGTTCCGAAGTGTCGCTGACCCGGCAATTCCGCGCTGATCTTGACCTCTATCAGGCGGTTCTGAATGAAACAGAGGCCGCGCTTGCGGTGTTTTCGAAAGACGGCCAGTTGATCCTCAGCAATGATGCCTATGCTGCGCTCTGGGGCAATGACCCGCGCGAGATTCTGGGCATGATGGGGCTGGTCGAGGCAACGCGGCTCTGGCAGGAGGCGGCGCAGCCCACGCCGGTCTGGGGCGATATTCGTACCTTTGCCGGTCAGGAAGCCGATCGTGTCACCTGGTCTGACGATGTGGTGCTGACCGATGGCCGGGTGGTGGAAACCCGGATATCCCCGCTCAAAGCCGGGGCGATGATGGTCAGTTTCCTGCCGGTTTCGGCCAACTCTGCCCCGATCACCGGCCCCGCCCCGATCACCGGCCCCGCCCCGGTCACCGGCCCTGCCCCGGTCAAGGACCGACCCGACCGCGCCGTCGCCGAAGACTGA
- the tsaE gene encoding tRNA (adenosine(37)-N6)-threonylcarbamoyltransferase complex ATPase subunit type 1 TsaE, giving the protein MSRRTPLSPDMPALAARHSPSPEGTSALAARIAAVLGAGDVLLLSGDLGSGKTHFARALIQARQAEHGITEDVPSPSFTLVQTYQAGDLEIWHCDLYRLTGPDEALELGLEEAFADALCLIEWPDRLSGHWPDDAVMLHFAPDAKPEDSRIITLHSAAPASPLAAKLTRCVESP; this is encoded by the coding sequence ATGTCCCGGCGCACCCCCCTTTCCCCCGATATGCCCGCCCTTGCGGCTCGGCACAGCCCAAGCCCGGAGGGGACCTCGGCGCTGGCTGCTCGGATCGCCGCTGTGCTGGGGGCGGGCGATGTTCTGCTTCTCAGCGGTGATCTGGGCAGCGGCAAAACCCATTTTGCCCGCGCGCTGATACAGGCCCGGCAGGCAGAACATGGCATTACCGAGGATGTGCCCTCACCCAGTTTCACCCTTGTGCAAACCTATCAGGCCGGAGATCTGGAAATCTGGCATTGCGATCTCTACCGGCTGACCGGCCCGGACGAGGCGCTGGAACTGGGGCTGGAAGAGGCTTTTGCCGATGCGCTTTGCCTGATCGAATGGCCCGACCGTCTGTCCGGGCACTGGCCCGATGACGCGGTCATGCTGCATTTCGCACCCGACGCAAAACCCGAAGACAGCCGGATCATCACGCTCCATTCCGCCGCGCCTGCCAGCCCGCTGGCGGCAAAGCTGACCCGCTGTGTGGAGAGCCCATGA